One stretch of Miscanthus floridulus cultivar M001 chromosome 18, ASM1932011v1, whole genome shotgun sequence DNA includes these proteins:
- the LOC136522199 gene encoding uncharacterized protein produces the protein MSEWAESCVSEVGCRTLVELGYMPEKPLIGWRPAFGEAVPKPRTGETVVFADFFERGFSVPTHPFFRRLLGYYGLQLHHLNPNGILHISIFVTLCEAYLGIEPHFGLWKWLYCVRPVSKRDPNNGKNTCACAIGGARIQLRPKTQYVSIPLWTSNKGWQSRWFYCRNEKPSLPDFVASHCPVKLPSWSNPPTADEMAEVGKIIPHFNGLIRNGLDGAQLVVTFVCRRIQPIKKRCHRMSEFTGISDPTRERSIKLTEDDILSRVAQLVSTDTNICTNGKPLPCHHKRPPENDLSKYLSATLEEDEQGVDMPQATVSATIVSQPPLKKPRTLGAGSSGELVQQKGNEVVARSCSELAQQRESGNSAPIAQPAPDDGDTETMSHWKKRKSDEALACSTPDLGLQDLSSLGRVAIFKREEKLSKDVMLPCLLLHSSASPTTEVSTFASREAADLTAPHREEMPDNESVPLLPPQAASLSPTPLSEPRSLQSPPACQSPTTTLSALTVPESIEMTHVPCWPLPCDNLGSSQQSVGFATDSVEVEGEVHGKKAQEEEPGMLYVQMKDMESNLLWEIDDEMERVEVDWEKVKEATTFFETRLTEITLKFKRASELIVKLKQENKELEVKLKQENKELEVKLKQENKNLEVKLKQENKELEVKLKQENEVARAFEKKASDLSKELDIVRADRDSLSRRFQDAKKKAADLCDAFNAPCNKFSIDNSTPDSVEVVTERLGNFPTELTDEAVAAAADGGHCRIGMQLAPATRG, from the exons ATGTCGGAATGGGCAGAATCCTGTGTCTCGGAGGTCGGATGCCGCACACTGGTGGAGCTTGGGTACATGCCAGAGAAGCCATTGATTGGATGGCGGCCGGCGTTCGGCGAAGCGGTCCCGAAGCCGCGCACCGGTGAGACCGTGGTCTTCGCGGACTTCTTCGAGCGTGGGTTCTCGGTGCCGACGCATCCGTTCTTCCGCCGTCTCCTCGGTTACTACGGCCTGCAGCTTCACCACTTGAACCCTAACGGTATACTCCACATCTCAATCTTCGTCACTCTCTGCGAGGCGTACCTGGGAATCGAGCCGCACTTCGGGTTGTGGAAATGGCTATATTGTGTGAGGCCAGTAAGCAAGCGAGATCCCAACAACGGCAAGAACACCTGTGCTTGCGCTATTGGAGGAGCCCGCATCCAGCTTCGTCCGAAGACGCAATACGTCTCCATTCCGCTGTGGACATCCAACAAAGGATGGCAGTCGAGGTGGTTTTACTGCCGCAACGAGAAGCCGTCGCTGCCTGACTTCGTTGCTAGCCATTGCCCTGTTAAGCTGCCGTCGTGGAGTAATCCCCCCACTGCAGACGAGATGGCCGAGGTGGGGAAGATCATCCCACACTTCAATGGCTTGATCCGAAATGGGCTCGACGGAGCCCAGTTGGTCGTTACCTTCGTGTGTCGTCGGATCCAACCGATTAAGAAGAGGTGCCATCGGATGTCTGAGTTCACAGGTATTTCTGACCCGACACGAGAGAGGTCGATAAAGTTGACTGAAGATGATATTCTTTCCCGGGTGGCCCAGCTCGTGTCAACTGATACTAACATTTGCACTAATGGCAAGCCACTTCCGTGTCATCACAAACGACCGCCAGAAAAT GACCTGAGCAAGTACCTTTCCGCAACTCTGGAGGAAGACGAACAGGGAGTAGACATGCCACAGGCGACGGTCAGCGCCACCATAGTCAGCCAGCCCCCTCTGAAGAAACCGAGGACCCTTGGTGCCGGCTCCTCTGGGGAGTTGGTCCAACAGAAGGGCAATGAAGTTGTGGCCCGCTCCTGCAGTGAGCTGGCACAACAGAGAGAGTCTGGCAACAGTGCGCCAATTGCCCAGCCGGCGCCTGACGATGGGGACACGGAGACCATGTCCCATTGGAAGAAGAGAAAGTCCGATGAGGCCCTCGCCTGCTCCACCCCAGACCTGGGGCTGCAAGATCTGTCATCTCTTGGTAGGGTGGCGATTTTTAAGAGGGA GGAGAAGTTGTCCAAGGATGTTATGTTACCCTGTCTGTTGCTGCACTCCAGTGCCTCGCCAACCACGGAAGTAAGCACCTTTGCCAGCAGGGAGGCAGCAGATCTGACTGCCCCACACCGTGAGGAGATGCCAGACAACGAGTCCGTGCCCCTGTTGCCTCCACAGGCAGCCTCTCTGTCTCCGACACCTCTATCGGAGCCACGTTCACTCCAGTCACCGCCAGCATGTCAATCTCCTACTACAACACTGTCCGCCTTGACTGTTCCCGAGTCAATCGAGATGACGCATGTGCCTTGCTGGCCTCTCCCATGTGACAACCTGGGGTCCAGTCAGCAGTCCGTTGGGTTCGCTACTGACTCCGTTGAAGTGGAGGGAGAGGTACACGGGAAGAAGgcccaggaggaggagccagggATGCTCTATGTCCAGATGAAGGACATGGAGAGCAACCTGTTATGGGAGATCGATGATGAGATGGAGCGTGTCGAGGTCGATTGGGAGAAGGTCAAGGAGGCCACGACGTTCTTTGAGACTAGACTCACTGAAATCACTCTCAAGTTCAAACGTGCCTCCGAGCTGATAGTTAAATTAAAGCAGGAGAACAAGGAGCTGGAAGTTAAATTGAAGCAggagaacaaggagctggaggttAAATTGAAGCAGGAGAACAAGAATCTGGAGGTTAAATTGAAGCAggagaacaaggagctggaggttAAATTGAAGCAGGAGAACGAGGTCGCTCGAG CTTTTGAGAAGAAGGCCAGTGATCTGTCTAAGGAGCTTGACATTGTGCGCGCGGATCGTGATTCCCTCAGCCGGAGGTTCCAGGATGCCAAGAAGAAAGCTGCTG ACTTGTGTGATGCCTTCAATGCTCCCTGCAACAAGTTCTCGATTGACAATTCGACCCCGGACAGTGTTGAGGTTGTCACCGAGCGACTGGGTAACTTCCCGACTGAGCTGACAGAtgaagcagtagcagcagcagctgatGGGGGGCACTGCCGCATCGGGATGCAGTTAGCGCCTGCAACACGAGGTTGA
- the LOC136521014 gene encoding hypersensitive-induced response protein 4-like codes for MVNSFFLFCGCVDQASVAVVEKWGRFLRLADPGLHFFNPFAGECVAGALTTRVQSLDVRVETKTKDNVFVQLICTIQYRVVKENADDAFYELQNPQQQIQAYVFDVVRAIVPRMNLDDLFEQKKDVAKAVLEELEKVMADYGYSIEHILMVDIIPDAAVRKAMNDINAAQRLQLASVYKGEAEKILMVKKAEAEAEAKYLSGVGIAKQRQAITDGLRENILNFSHSVSGTSAKEVMDLIMITQYFDTIKELGDGSKNTTIFIPHGPGHVKDISEQIRDGMMQASSSNV; via the exons ATGGTGaactccttcttcctcttctgcgGGTGCGTGGACCAGGCCagcgtggcggtggtggagaagtgGGGCCGCTTCCTCCGCCTCGCCGACCCGGGCCTCCACTTCTTCAACCCCTTCGCCGGCGAGTGCGTCGCGGGCGCCCTCACCACCCGCGTCCAGTCCCTCGACGTCCGCGTCGAGACCAAGACCAAG GATAACGTCTTTGTCCAGCTGATCTGCACAATTCAATACCGCGTTGTCAAGGAAAATGCAGATGATGCATTCTATGAGTTGCAGAATCCCCAACAGCAAATTCAGGCCTACGTCTTTGATG TTGTTCGAGCCATAGTGCCAAGAATGAATCTGGACGATCTCTTTGAGCAGAAGAAGGATGTGGCGAAAGCTGTACTGGAGGAGCTTGAAAAG GTGATGGCAGATTATGGTTACAGCATTGAGCACATTCTCATGGTTGATATCATCCCTGACGCTGCTGTCCGCAAAGCAATGAATGATATAAATGCAG CCCAAAGGCTCCAGCTTGCAAGTGTTTacaaaggagaagcagagaagattcTTATGGTGAAGAAAGCAGAGGCAGAAGCCGAGGCGAAATACCTTTCCGGTGTAGGTATCGCCAAACAGCGGCAGGCAATAACTGACGGACTTAGAGAGAACATCCTGAACTTCTCACACTCGGTGTCGGGCACCAGCGCGAAGGAAGTCATGGACCTGATCATGATCACGCAGTACTTTGACACCATCAAGGAGCtcggggatggttccaagaacaCCACGATCTTCATACCTCACGGACCGGGCCACGTGAAGGACATCAGCGAGCAGATCCGCGACGGCATGATGCAAGCCTCAAGTAGCAATGTGTAA